The Fodinibius saliphilus genome has a segment encoding these proteins:
- the fliR gene encoding flagellar biosynthetic protein FliR, whose product MSLFSTSYILAVFLIFIRVGSLIMTAPYFNSAAFPKKIKLFFALITSFLLTFVIPSESVIGQVEPTLSFLVTAVIMEALVGIAMGLVGQLVFAGIEMAGQLISLKITLSFAQIVNTMTQQKSDLVGNVFGMLAVLIFLSMDGDKIYIQGLARSFEVIPLNQAELQYAGPFMLEVANYLFKIAVQIAAPFLIVLFILDLSLAIFARVMPQANIMFIAIPIKLLLGFTLLSWILPYLPDAFSSMFDQLFNYIVEVLSVMTV is encoded by the coding sequence ATGTCTCTTTTTTCTACTAGTTATATATTGGCAGTATTCCTGATTTTTATTCGGGTAGGTAGCTTAATAATGACTGCTCCCTACTTTAATTCAGCGGCTTTCCCAAAGAAAATAAAACTTTTTTTTGCGCTTATAACAAGCTTCTTACTTACCTTTGTAATTCCCTCAGAAAGTGTAATAGGGCAGGTTGAACCTACATTATCATTCCTGGTTACCGCAGTTATAATGGAAGCGTTAGTAGGTATTGCTATGGGATTAGTAGGTCAGCTCGTATTCGCCGGTATAGAGATGGCCGGGCAGTTAATCAGCTTAAAGATTACTCTGAGTTTTGCCCAGATAGTAAATACGATGACCCAGCAGAAGAGTGACTTGGTAGGTAATGTATTTGGTATGCTGGCTGTGCTTATTTTTTTGTCGATGGATGGGGATAAAATATATATACAGGGGTTAGCAAGGAGTTTTGAAGTGATACCGCTAAATCAGGCCGAATTGCAATATGCCGGGCCCTTTATGCTTGAGGTTGCTAATTATCTGTTTAAGATTGCTGTGCAGATTGCAGCCCCTTTCTTAATTGTTTTATTTATTCTAGATCTCTCTCTGGCTATTTTTGCTCGTGTTATGCCGCAGGCAAATATTATGTTTATTGCTATTCCCATAAAGTTATTGTTAGGGTTTACACTCTTATCTTGGATTCTTCCTTACTTGCCGGATGCATTCAGTTCAATGTTCGATCAGTTGTTTAACTATATAGTTGAAGTTCTTAGTGTTATGACTGTCTGA
- a CDS encoding flagellar biosynthetic protein FliQ has protein sequence MNVETALHWLQEMLTAVVTLSAPPMMGALVIGLAVAIFQAATSIQEMTLSYVPKMIVVAIILFLSFGFMLQYAVGFTQSIFEMIPELAK, from the coding sequence ATGAATGTTGAAACTGCTTTACATTGGTTACAAGAAATGCTGACAGCTGTTGTAACCCTCTCGGCACCTCCTATGATGGGTGCCCTGGTAATAGGATTAGCTGTAGCTATTTTCCAGGCTGCAACTTCGATACAGGAAATGACGCTCAGTTATGTTCCTAAAATGATTGTTGTAGCTATCATTTTATTTCTCTCCTTCGGCTTTATGTTACAATATGCTGTTGGGTTTACCCAGAGTATTTTTGAAATGATACCTGAGCTTGCTAAATGA